ACAAATAATCACTAAAAACAGCACGAATGAACAACAATCAAACCGTAGAGAAGCTAAAGCAAATGCGACTCAATGCCATGGCTGAACTACATCTTAGGTATGTGAAAAACAACCAGCTAAACGAGAGCACGCCCGATGAGTACCTGGCATTGCTGACCGATCATGAATGGGAAAACAAGCAGAATCAAAAAATAGAGAGGCTGATAAAACAAGCGGGATTTCGTCAAAAAACGGATATAACCGAGATTGATTTTAGTGCCACTCGAAACCTGGACAGGAATATGTTTAACCGACTGGCCACCCTAGACTTTTTAAAAAGGAGTGAAAATATTATCATAACAGGCGCTTCGGGGGTTGGTAAAAGCTTTATCGCTCAGGCTTTAGGGTATAAATCATGTTTTGAAGGGCACAAGGTTATGTATTCAAATACGGCCCGTTTATTTGCCA
The genomic region above belongs to Candidatus Cloacimonadota bacterium and contains:
- the istB gene encoding IS21-like element helper ATPase IstB gives rise to the protein MNNNQTVEKLKQMRLNAMAELHLRYVKNNQLNESTPDEYLALLTDHEWENKQNQKIERLIKQAGFRQKTDITEIDFSATRNLDRNMFNRLATLDFLKRSENIIITGASGVGKSFIAQALGYKSCFEGHKVMYSNTARLFAKLKLSKADGTYIRELQKLQKVNLLILDDFGLHAFDNSTREILMDIIDDRYSRESTIISSQIPVSVWYDIIGEGTIADAILDRIINSSHRIDLKG